The Candidatus Omnitrophota bacterium genome has a window encoding:
- a CDS encoding class I SAM-dependent methyltransferase gives MPSFREIVDFMTFPLRAVTLFEEDKWGLSSLASERFSYVKKEVRGYCLDVGCGRNNRFIVEYLGGNGKGIDVYRYEGLSEENVIKDASHFPFDDRSFDSATFIANLNHIPRPLRDVELREAHRCLKDGGNIIVTMGDPLAEILVHKVVMLYDKIFGTHHDVDSERGMSGDEEYYLTAAEITGRLKAAGFVNIKKKYFWTQWCLNALYVAWKK, from the coding sequence ATGCCGTCTTTCAGGGAGATCGTGGACTTCATGACTTTTCCGCTGCGCGCGGTCACCCTATTCGAGGAAGACAAATGGGGGTTATCCTCGCTCGCTTCGGAACGTTTCAGCTACGTAAAGAAAGAGGTAAGGGGATATTGCCTGGACGTAGGATGCGGCCGGAATAACAGGTTTATCGTCGAGTACCTGGGAGGAAACGGGAAAGGCATAGATGTATACCGGTATGAGGGACTTTCGGAAGAGAATGTCATAAAAGACGCTTCCCATTTCCCTTTTGACGACCGCAGTTTCGATTCGGCCACTTTTATCGCGAACCTGAACCACATACCCAGGCCGTTAAGGGATGTTGAGTTGCGGGAGGCGCACCGTTGCCTGAAGGACGGGGGCAATATTATCGTCACGATGGGTGACCCGCTGGCCGAGATCCTGGTGCACAAGGTCGTAATGCTGTACGATAAAATTTTCGGCACGCACCACGACGTGGATTCGGAGAGGGGGATGTCAGGCGACGAGGAGTATTACCTTACCGCCGCAGAGATCACCGGGAGGCTTAAGGCCGCCGGTTTCGTAAATATTAAAAAGAAATATTTTTGGACACAATGGTGTTTGAACGCGCTCTATGTAGCATGGAAAAAATGA
- a CDS encoding radical SAM protein, with the protein MNPKKLKILLMEPLYPSKAAWGSVKSQKGYLPPMGMISIYTRLKYRGYDVDFLDTILEDLNEASLAARLRSGRYDVVGLPVYTPTADYAFATGAFVKKVLPDCKLVMGNIHVTTMPELSMQQCPEIDFIIRQEGENTLEELILSLAGGDNNRSGIKGLVYRDGKRIAVNPPRGFIDDLDSLPPGLYSDIDLKRYVPHPSQYVTLPSYPFITQRGCPYCCTYCGASIISGKKARRYTPERVIEELRVLKDEKGARGIYFQDSTFTMNRAYIMKLMDLMIKAKLDLKWICNTRADSVDLELLDAMYKAGGRKIVLGIESGNQASLDIVQKNTTVEKQTRGVEWIRKAGFKYVTSFIICLPGETEEMVRNTIRYAKTLNAEMAMFYLPVPYPGTVLYERCKADGGLRQDAKWSDFLSIDFDNPVYINPNFGIEGMKYWYKRAFLEYYGSPRIWLANLRSMNTTEDFRRLMRGGQALVSLVAKNAFFYIRQQFDMLASRKKR; encoded by the coding sequence ATGAACCCAAAAAAACTTAAGATCTTATTGATGGAGCCGTTATACCCGTCAAAAGCCGCCTGGGGCAGCGTTAAAAGCCAAAAAGGCTACCTGCCGCCGATGGGCATGATCTCGATATATACCCGGCTTAAATACCGCGGCTACGATGTCGATTTCCTCGATACAATCCTGGAGGACCTTAACGAGGCGTCCCTTGCCGCCCGCCTCCGCAGCGGCCGGTACGATGTGGTCGGGTTGCCGGTATACACCCCCACGGCCGATTATGCTTTCGCGACAGGAGCATTCGTAAAGAAGGTCCTGCCGGATTGCAAGCTTGTCATGGGCAATATCCATGTGACGACGATGCCGGAATTAAGCATGCAGCAGTGCCCCGAGATAGACTTCATAATCCGCCAGGAGGGAGAGAATACTTTAGAGGAGTTGATATTATCCTTGGCCGGGGGGGATAACAACCGGTCGGGCATCAAGGGCCTGGTTTATAGAGACGGGAAGAGGATAGCCGTTAATCCGCCGCGCGGCTTCATAGACGACCTCGATAGCCTGCCCCCGGGCCTTTACAGCGACATTGACCTAAAACGGTATGTCCCGCATCCGTCCCAATATGTGACATTGCCCAGTTACCCGTTCATAACGCAGCGCGGCTGTCCTTATTGCTGCACTTATTGCGGGGCGTCTATAATCTCGGGTAAGAAAGCGCGGCGCTATACGCCGGAACGCGTTATTGAGGAATTGAGGGTCCTTAAAGACGAGAAAGGCGCGCGAGGAATATATTTCCAGGATTCCACATTTACGATGAACAGGGCTTATATAATGAAATTAATGGACCTCATGATAAAGGCGAAACTGGACCTGAAATGGATATGCAACACGCGCGCCGACAGCGTCGACCTGGAGCTTTTGGACGCCATGTACAAAGCGGGAGGGAGGAAGATCGTCCTGGGCATAGAATCGGGAAACCAGGCGTCGCTCGATATCGTCCAAAAGAACACTACCGTCGAGAAACAGACCCGCGGCGTGGAATGGATACGTAAGGCCGGCTTCAAGTATGTGACCAGCTTCATTATCTGCCTGCCCGGCGAGACGGAAGAGATGGTCCGCAACACTATACGTTATGCCAAGACGTTAAACGCGGAGATGGCGATGTTTTACCTGCCGGTGCCGTATCCGGGGACAGTCCTGTATGAACGCTGCAAGGCGGACGGCGGTTTGCGCCAGGACGCCAAATGGAGCGATTTCTTATCCATCGATTTCGATAACCCCGTATACATAAACCCGAATTTCGGGATCGAGGGAATGAAATATTGGTACAAGCGCGCTTTTTTGGAATATTACGGTTCCCCCCGCATATGGCTGGCTAACCTGAGGTCTATGAACACAACGGAAGATTTCCGGCGCCTCATGCGCGGCGGGCAAGCGCTGGTTTCACTCGTTGCCAAGAATGCGTTTTTCTATATCCGCCAACAGTTTGACATGCTCGCCTCCCGTAAAAAAAGATGA
- a CDS encoding class I SAM-dependent methyltransferase produces the protein MKNTLSGFLPFSRQIRKLKGDLFPGRVAPEAVEQGIRQAELLLSAGCKTEGRTLLEAGPGWMPVIPIIFYLSGCKEIILMDVERLITRRTMIGTVEGLREYKHMISGRLKIPVPEVERKLGIDRSVALEKMLGNFNMQYMAPCDIPEAGLPDKSVDIITSRATLEHVPEAAIPGLLAVFNRILKDDGKMCHIIDNSDHWAHNDNSIPRLNYLKFNENIFEAVLSLDRLDYQNRLRHFEYVEVFKRAGFKIDYEKAEVDETALNELKDIKVCKRYANIPSRELAKLVSYIVASKA, from the coding sequence TTGAAGAATACCTTATCGGGCTTCCTGCCGTTTTCAAGGCAAATCAGGAAGTTAAAGGGAGATCTTTTTCCCGGCCGTGTTGCCCCGGAAGCGGTAGAGCAGGGGATACGGCAAGCGGAGTTGTTGCTTTCCGCGGGCTGTAAGACAGAAGGAAGGACCTTGCTGGAGGCCGGTCCCGGATGGATGCCGGTGATCCCCATCATTTTTTACCTCTCAGGGTGCAAAGAAATAATACTTATGGACGTAGAGAGATTGATCACCAGGAGGACGATGATAGGGACCGTGGAAGGGCTCCGGGAATACAAACACATGATCTCCGGCAGGCTGAAGATCCCCGTCCCTGAGGTCGAGAGAAAATTAGGGATCGACAGAAGCGTCGCTCTGGAGAAGATGCTGGGGAATTTTAATATGCAATATATGGCGCCGTGCGATATCCCGGAAGCCGGCCTTCCGGATAAATCCGTCGATATCATAACATCGCGCGCAACGCTGGAACATGTACCCGAAGCCGCGATCCCGGGCTTGCTTGCGGTCTTTAACCGGATACTGAAGGACGACGGGAAGATGTGCCATATTATCGACAATTCAGACCATTGGGCGCATAACGATAACAGCATACCAAGGCTGAACTACCTTAAGTTTAACGAGAATATCTTTGAGGCCGTCTTATCGCTGGACCGCCTGGATTATCAAAACCGCTTAAGGCATTTTGAATATGTCGAGGTCTTCAAAAGGGCGGGGTTTAAGATTGATTACGAGAAGGCGGAGGTCGACGAAACAGCCTTAAATGAGTTGAAAGATATAAAGGTTTGCAAAAGATACGCGAATATCCCAAGCCGGGAACTGGCAAAATTAGTCTCATACATAGTAGCGTCTAAGGCGTAA
- a CDS encoding acetyltransferase — protein sequence MNKKILLIGAGGHCKVVLDLLLSTKEYGVAGIIDIKGRLGDRILDVPVSGSDLDLPRFFKKGVRYCFITVGSVGDTRLRVKLYNLAKKSGFTFPNLISPHALVSSYALLGEGNFIGPRVTINAGSQIGDNCILNTGAIVEHDCNIGDFVHLSPGSVLSGGVSIGSHSHIGTGSIVIQNVKIGERTVIGAGSVVTGDIRKGMVAYGNPCKEKKTNA from the coding sequence ATGAATAAGAAAATATTGCTCATCGGCGCGGGAGGGCATTGTAAGGTAGTCCTGGACCTTCTGCTGTCTACAAAAGAGTATGGAGTCGCCGGGATAATCGATATAAAGGGACGCCTCGGGGACAGGATCTTAGATGTGCCGGTAAGCGGTTCAGATCTCGATCTGCCGCGTTTCTTCAAAAAAGGAGTAAGGTATTGTTTTATTACGGTCGGCAGTGTAGGAGACACCCGTTTGCGTGTTAAACTGTATAACCTCGCGAAAAAATCCGGATTTACATTCCCGAACCTGATCAGCCCGCATGCGCTGGTATCTTCCTACGCTTTGCTGGGAGAAGGTAACTTCATTGGGCCACGGGTAACCATTAATGCCGGCTCTCAAATAGGGGATAATTGCATCCTTAATACAGGCGCTATCGTCGAACATGACTGCAATATCGGCGATTTTGTCCATCTTTCTCCCGGATCGGTGTTGAGCGGCGGCGTGAGCATAGGCAGCCATTCCCATATTGGCACCGGGAGTATTGTCATCCAGAACGTGAAGATCGGGGAAAGGACAGTCATCGGCGCAGGGAGCGTAGTCACCGGGGACATACGCAAAGGCATGGTCGCCTACGGTAACCCTTGTAAAGAGAAAAAAACGAATGCATAA
- the neuB gene encoding N-acetylneuraminate synthase, with the protein MHKIFIIAEAGVNHNGSLKTAKRMVDAAAVAGADAVKFQTFSAESLVSRYAPKAGYQKIATGGGGSQLEMIKKLELDLDAHKELLRYCRKKKVTFISSPFDLKSIDFLAHLGLKIFKIPSGEITNPPYLRKIGKLKKRVILSTGMSDLREVRFALEVLTGSGTKLEDITVLHCTTEYPAPMKEVNLRAMLTLKNKFRVKVGYSDHTQGIEVPIAAAALGAAVIEKHFTLDKNSPGPDHRASLEPDEFRAMVKAVRNIETALGDGVKKPMPSELKNRTAARKSVVAAEDITRGDRFTVENITVKRPGNGLTPMIYDRLLGKSAKRNFKKDELVTL; encoded by the coding sequence ATGCATAAGATATTTATCATCGCCGAAGCCGGGGTTAACCATAACGGCTCCCTTAAGACCGCAAAGAGGATGGTGGATGCGGCGGCAGTTGCCGGCGCCGACGCGGTTAAATTCCAGACGTTCAGCGCGGAATCGCTGGTTTCCAGATACGCGCCTAAAGCCGGATATCAGAAGATAGCTACCGGCGGGGGCGGGAGCCAGCTGGAGATGATAAAAAAACTGGAGCTGGATCTCGACGCCCATAAGGAATTACTGCGGTATTGCCGGAAGAAGAAAGTAACCTTTATCTCTTCGCCGTTCGACCTGAAGAGCATAGATTTCTTGGCTCACCTCGGATTAAAGATATTCAAGATACCTTCCGGGGAGATAACCAATCCGCCTTATTTGAGAAAGATCGGAAAACTCAAGAAGAGGGTCATCCTTTCCACGGGGATGTCCGATTTAAGGGAAGTGCGTTTTGCCCTGGAAGTCCTGACAGGTTCCGGGACAAAACTCGAAGATATTACAGTGCTGCATTGCACTACTGAATATCCCGCCCCTATGAAAGAAGTGAATTTGCGCGCCATGCTTACCCTCAAAAATAAATTCCGCGTGAAAGTGGGATATTCAGATCATACGCAGGGCATCGAGGTCCCTATCGCCGCAGCCGCGTTAGGAGCGGCTGTGATTGAAAAACATTTTACTTTGGATAAAAACTCGCCCGGCCCTGACCATAGGGCATCCCTTGAGCCGGATGAATTCAGGGCAATGGTTAAGGCGGTGCGCAATATAGAAACGGCCCTCGGTGACGGGGTAAAAAAGCCCATGCCCTCCGAATTAAAAAATAGAACGGCCGCAAGGAAAAGCGTTGTAGCTGCCGAGGACATAACGAGAGGGGATAGATTCACCGTTGAGAATATAACCGTAAAAAGGCCGGGTAACGGGTTAACCCCCATGATTTATGACCGGTTACTTGGCAAATCGGCTAAGAGGAATTTCAAAAAGGACGAATTGGTGAC
- a CDS encoding O-antigen ligase family protein, whose product MVITKILLSLFIALMPFVKMPSLPYFQRKIQYTEIVFIFLFLWVVYQAVKRGISLKRGIPSLHSLVFLLTTFAVSLFLAKPQLVDFVEYSGIAYLCVMYIAIVISVRDESDWYYYLRVWAWTSASVCVLGLLGYAAACATGAPNSLVPTLNPQSELIFFPGAVHFDLRITSTFNNPNMLAAYLITGTAVILLLIRKTIKDGKKSGIYLAFLCLHILAAALTKSRTASGVFLLATAGLFMLTPVRKYALLKISASLFTLLYSALALATVVIWVFPVQLNPLKVTTKNTEYYLQSEAGFKMWKDHPIFGVGPGRYNRNLADYFDWDKARESIFDPDDPLWRTKDPHSTYFGWAAETGIAGLLAVLVLLGSHMGLAMKSGDTRIIAAGIIAFLLVGFSIDILPMRYLWFLLGMNGAYAYIGRPKIKV is encoded by the coding sequence GTGGTAATAACTAAGATCCTGTTAAGCCTTTTTATCGCGCTGATGCCGTTCGTAAAGATGCCCTCACTCCCGTATTTCCAGCGCAAGATACAGTATACGGAAATAGTGTTCATCTTTTTGTTCCTCTGGGTCGTTTACCAGGCCGTCAAACGGGGGATATCCCTGAAACGCGGGATCCCAAGCCTCCATTCCCTGGTTTTCTTATTAACGACATTTGCCGTCTCGCTTTTCCTGGCTAAACCGCAGTTGGTAGATTTTGTAGAATATTCGGGGATAGCATACCTGTGCGTCATGTATATCGCGATCGTTATTTCGGTCAGGGACGAAAGCGACTGGTACTATTATTTACGGGTGTGGGCGTGGACAAGCGCGTCCGTATGCGTATTGGGATTGCTGGGGTATGCCGCTGCCTGCGCCACAGGCGCGCCTAACTCGCTCGTGCCTACGCTTAATCCGCAGTCTGAATTGATATTTTTCCCAGGCGCGGTCCATTTTGATTTGAGGATAACCTCTACATTCAACAACCCGAACATGCTCGCCGCGTATTTGATAACAGGCACAGCCGTCATACTTTTGCTTATAAGAAAGACGATAAAGGACGGCAAAAAGTCCGGGATATACCTTGCGTTTCTGTGCCTGCACATATTGGCGGCCGCCCTGACGAAAAGCAGGACCGCGTCGGGAGTATTTTTACTGGCCACGGCGGGCTTGTTCATGTTAACGCCTGTCAGGAAATACGCGCTATTAAAGATCTCCGCAAGCCTTTTCACCCTTTTATATTCCGCGCTGGCTTTAGCGACGGTTGTGATCTGGGTCTTCCCGGTGCAGCTTAACCCGCTTAAGGTGACCACGAAAAACACGGAATATTACCTGCAGTCGGAGGCCGGGTTCAAGATGTGGAAAGACCACCCGATTTTCGGGGTGGGGCCGGGCAGGTATAACCGCAATCTGGCGGATTACTTCGATTGGGATAAGGCGAGAGAGTCTATATTCGACCCGGACGACCCTTTATGGAGGACGAAAGACCCGCACTCCACGTATTTTGGCTGGGCCGCGGAAACGGGGATAGCGGGACTTCTGGCCGTATTGGTTTTATTGGGTTCCCACATGGGGCTGGCCATGAAGTCCGGCGACACAAGGATAATAGCGGCGGGGATAATAGCTTTCTTGCTGGTGGGGTTCAGCATAGATATTTTGCCGATGCGCTACCTTTGGTTCCTTTTGGGTATGAACGGCGCATACGCGTATATTGGCAGGCCTAAAATAAAGGTATAA
- a CDS encoding LegC family aminotransferase, with protein MIPLSVPNLGGSELRYLKKCIDTNWVSSSGGFVKAFEDAVCRYVKAKHAVACVNGTSGLHIALTLLGVGKNDEVIVPTLTFIAPVNAVKYLGAEPVFMDCDDYLNIDCGKVREFCAKECALTKAGLKNKKTGRIVKAVIPVHVFGNPCDMEELMKISRQYRLKVIEDATESLGAYYTSGAYKNKFTGTVSDIGVYSFNGNKIITTGGGGMIVTGNGLLAKRAKYLTEQAKDDPIRHLHNEIGYNFRLTNLQAAMGLAQLGRLKGFIRVKKDNYGTYKKLLKGVRGIGILGVPEGTAPNYWFYSLVIEKEGFGADRDKTMKHLLAKGIQTRPIWYLNHLQRPYLRNQAYKIEKAPRYWKRVLNLPCSTNLNVKQIERVTSAIRGLRRGD; from the coding sequence ATGATCCCTCTTTCTGTACCAAACCTGGGCGGAAGCGAATTACGGTACCTCAAGAAGTGCATCGACACTAACTGGGTATCTTCTTCGGGAGGTTTTGTAAAGGCTTTTGAGGATGCTGTCTGCCGCTACGTAAAGGCTAAGCATGCGGTCGCCTGCGTGAACGGCACGTCGGGCCTGCATATCGCGCTTACCCTCCTCGGCGTCGGGAAAAATGACGAAGTGATCGTACCGACTCTCACATTTATCGCGCCGGTCAACGCCGTCAAATATCTCGGCGCGGAACCGGTCTTCATGGACTGCGACGATTATTTGAATATCGATTGCGGAAAAGTACGGGAGTTTTGCGCGAAAGAATGCGCGCTTACGAAAGCAGGCTTAAAAAACAAAAAGACAGGAAGGATCGTCAAGGCGGTCATCCCCGTGCATGTCTTCGGGAACCCCTGCGATATGGAAGAGCTCATGAAGATCTCCAGGCAGTACCGCCTCAAAGTTATCGAGGATGCGACCGAAAGCCTCGGGGCATATTACACCTCAGGCGCTTATAAGAATAAATTCACCGGTACCGTTTCCGACATCGGCGTTTATTCGTTTAACGGGAATAAAATAATCACCACCGGCGGCGGAGGGATGATCGTGACCGGTAACGGGCTATTGGCGAAAAGAGCGAAATATTTGACAGAACAGGCTAAGGACGATCCTATAAGGCATCTCCATAATGAGATCGGGTACAATTTCCGCCTGACCAATTTACAGGCCGCGATGGGCCTGGCGCAGCTTGGGCGGTTAAAAGGTTTCATCAGGGTGAAGAAGGACAATTACGGAACATATAAAAAGTTACTAAAGGGGGTAAGGGGGATCGGGATACTCGGGGTCCCGGAAGGAACAGCGCCGAATTACTGGTTTTATTCGCTGGTCATCGAAAAGGAGGGATTCGGCGCGGACAGGGACAAGACGATGAAGCATCTGCTGGCAAAGGGCATCCAGACGAGGCCGATCTGGTACCTGAACCACCTCCAGAGGCCGTATCTCAGGAACCAGGCATATAAGATCGAAAAGGCGCCGCGGTATTGGAAGCGAGTCTTGAACCTGCCGTGCAGCACAAATTTGAACGTAAAACAAATAGAACGGGTAACCTCAGCTATCCGTGGTTTAAGGAGAGGTGACTAA
- a CDS encoding UpxY family transcription antiterminator: protein MIAIAQNWYAVRTRSNYEFKVSYLLNKRSIKTFYPTILKWSRRKDRKIKVARPLFPGYLFVECSPTATDWLEVKKTEGVVNILGTKTAPLAIPVEQIDNVRKIVESGIDPLPHPYLNVGERIVVVDGPLRGAIGIFEKFNDKKGTLIISVDLLGRSLAAEVDNNVVERL, encoded by the coding sequence ATGATAGCTATAGCCCAGAATTGGTATGCGGTAAGGACGCGGTCGAACTACGAGTTCAAGGTAAGTTACCTCCTGAACAAGAGATCGATCAAGACCTTCTATCCGACTATCCTCAAATGGAGCAGGAGGAAAGACAGGAAAATAAAGGTGGCAAGGCCGCTTTTCCCGGGATATCTTTTTGTCGAGTGCTCTCCTACGGCAACGGATTGGCTTGAGGTCAAGAAGACGGAGGGCGTAGTCAATATTTTAGGGACTAAAACGGCGCCCCTGGCCATTCCCGTAGAGCAGATCGATAACGTAAGAAAGATAGTGGAATCGGGGATCGACCCGCTGCCGCATCCTTACCTGAACGTCGGCGAGCGGATCGTCGTGGTTGACGGGCCGTTAAGGGGCGCTATCGGCATATTCGAGAAGTTCAACGACAAGAAGGGGACGCTGATCATTTCGGTGGACCTTCTCGGCAGGTCGTTGGCTGCCGAGGTCGACAACAACGTGGTAGAGAGGCTGTAA
- a CDS encoding winged helix-turn-helix transcriptional regulator — protein sequence MENNSNFLKPNEDMRNLQLLEEISRDSTASQRKLSERLGVALGVTNACLKKMAKKGYIKVKGINHKRISYFLTPEGFSEKTRLTYHFLEYTVHYYINLKKNLSEKLDFISKQGVKRVVFYGAGDVMEVAFVISNEANIELLGIVDDDKAKQGTKKFNFIIGGPETIGGLKPDAIIITSMRYKDKILKRISADEELAKIPVHGL from the coding sequence ATGGAAAATAACAGTAATTTCCTGAAGCCCAATGAGGACATGAGGAATCTCCAGCTGCTTGAGGAGATTTCGAGGGATTCTACCGCTTCCCAGAGGAAGCTTTCCGAGCGGTTAGGCGTAGCCCTGGGCGTGACGAATGCCTGCCTTAAAAAAATGGCCAAAAAGGGCTACATCAAGGTCAAAGGCATAAACCACAAGCGTATATCATATTTTCTCACCCCCGAAGGTTTTTCCGAAAAAACGAGGCTCACCTATCATTTCCTTGAATATACGGTCCACTATTACATAAATCTCAAGAAAAATCTAAGCGAGAAGCTTGACTTTATATCTAAACAGGGCGTAAAACGGGTGGTTTTCTACGGCGCCGGCGACGTCATGGAAGTGGCGTTTGTGATATCAAACGAGGCCAATATTGAGCTTTTGGGGATAGTCGACGACGATAAGGCGAAACAAGGCACGAAGAAATTCAATTTCATAATAGGCGGGCCGGAAACGATCGGGGGCCTTAAGCCCGACGCAATAATAATAACTTCCATGCGTTACAAAGACAAGATCCTCAAGAGAATAAGCGCAGACGAGGAGTTGGCTAAAATACCGGTACATGGTTTATAA
- a CDS encoding NAD-dependent 4,6-dehydratase LegB, translating into MTKKKVLVTGAGGFIGSHLTEKLSASGYKVKAFVHYNSRNSWGWLESSRCKNRIEIISGDIRDADIVRDAMRDVEIVFHLAALIGIPYSYHSPEAYVETNIKGSLNILQAAKDSDVKKIVHTSTSEIYGTAQFVPITENHPINPQSPYAATKSAADVLALSFYRSFDLPVAVVRPFNTYGPRQSARAVIPTIITQILYGGKKIKLGALTPTRDLTYVEDTVDGFIRAGECRRAIGEIINLGSNSEISIGDLARTISLCLGRDVKIDSTPERKRPAKSEVERLLADNAKARRLLGWSPKYSLEKGLMKTIDWFRGNKDIYKSGIYNV; encoded by the coding sequence ATGACCAAGAAAAAAGTTTTGGTGACGGGCGCAGGGGGTTTTATCGGGAGCCATTTAACCGAGAAATTATCCGCTTCCGGGTATAAAGTAAAAGCATTCGTCCATTATAATTCGAGGAATTCCTGGGGGTGGCTGGAGTCCTCACGGTGTAAAAACCGCATAGAGATAATCTCCGGCGATATACGGGATGCCGATATCGTCCGGGATGCAATGCGCGATGTCGAGATTGTTTTTCACCTTGCCGCTTTGATCGGGATCCCATACTCATACCATTCTCCGGAGGCATACGTTGAAACTAACATCAAGGGGTCCCTGAATATCTTACAGGCGGCGAAGGATTCGGACGTAAAAAAGATCGTCCACACGTCCACAAGCGAGATCTACGGGACCGCGCAGTTCGTCCCGATCACGGAAAACCACCCAATAAATCCCCAATCGCCGTATGCGGCGACTAAATCCGCTGCCGACGTTCTCGCCCTCTCATTTTACCGTTCGTTCGACCTTCCGGTCGCGGTCGTCCGGCCGTTCAATACCTACGGCCCAAGACAATCGGCGCGGGCCGTGATCCCCACGATCATCACGCAGATACTTTACGGGGGCAAAAAGATAAAGCTCGGGGCCCTGACCCCGACCCGCGATTTGACATACGTAGAAGATACGGTCGACGGGTTCATACGCGCAGGGGAATGCCGGAGGGCCATAGGCGAGATCATCAATCTCGGCAGCAACTCGGAAATCTCGATAGGGGACCTGGCCCGGACGATATCTCTCTGCCTTGGCCGCGACGTAAAGATAGATTCGACCCCGGAAAGGAAAAGGCCGGCAAAAAGCGAAGTCGAGCGGTTATTGGCCGACAATGCCAAGGCCAGGCGCTTATTGGGCTGGTCGCCGAAATACAGCCTGGAAAAAGGCCTTATGAAGACGATAGACTGGTTCAGGGGAAATAAAGATATCTATAAATCGGGTATCTATAACGTATAA
- a CDS encoding nucleotidyltransferase family protein yields the protein MTGRFKKTLIRPNCSIKQALKQMDAMGEKTLIVVDDRKRVVGTITDGDIRRWILNGKSLNESLVNAMNRRPLTLKEGFAKEDAKNLMLQRQVECLPVVDGTKKVISCLWWTDLFESNPKNFKSLKLPVVIMAGGEGVRLHPFTKVLPKPLMPIGDKPIIEIIIDRFFGYGCEDFYLSLNYKSNMIKAYFSDFEHKYKINYILENKPLGTAGSLHLLKNRIKKTFFVSNCDILIEADYADILRFHKKRKNKITLVSSMKNFTIPYGVCEIENGGVLRDIREKPEYDFLVNTGMYILDAAVLNDIPKNRFYNITDLIGDYIEKKEKIGVYPVSEKSWLDMGQFEALQEMLKKFKA from the coding sequence ATGACGGGAAGATTCAAGAAAACATTAATAAGGCCCAATTGCAGCATCAAACAGGCATTGAAGCAAATGGATGCCATGGGAGAGAAGACGCTTATCGTCGTGGACGACCGCAAAAGGGTCGTGGGGACGATCACGGATGGCGATATCAGGAGATGGATACTTAATGGAAAAAGCCTAAACGAGAGCCTGGTAAACGCGATGAACCGCCGTCCTTTGACCTTAAAGGAGGGGTTCGCCAAGGAAGATGCGAAAAACCTGATGCTTCAGCGGCAGGTCGAATGCCTGCCGGTAGTCGATGGAACAAAAAAAGTCATTTCCTGCCTATGGTGGACCGATCTCTTTGAGAGCAACCCGAAGAATTTTAAATCCTTAAAGCTTCCGGTGGTGATCATGGCGGGGGGAGAAGGGGTGCGGCTTCACCCGTTCACTAAAGTCCTTCCTAAGCCATTGATGCCGATCGGCGATAAGCCGATCATCGAGATAATCATCGACAGGTTTTTCGGTTACGGGTGTGAAGACTTTTACCTCTCTTTGAATTATAAATCAAACATGATCAAAGCATATTTCAGCGATTTTGAGCATAAATATAAAATTAACTATATCCTGGAAAACAAACCCTTAGGCACCGCCGGGAGCCTGCACCTTCTGAAAAACAGGATAAAGAAAACGTTTTTTGTAAGTAATTGCGATATCCTCATTGAGGCGGATTACGCCGATATACTGAGATTCCATAAAAAGAGGAAAAACAAGATCACGCTTGTAAGTTCAATGAAGAATTTTACGATCCCTTACGGCGTCTGTGAGATCGAGAACGGCGGGGTCCTGAGGGATATCAGGGAAAAACCAGAATACGATTTCCTGGTGAATACGGGCATGTATATCCTGGACGCGGCAGTCCTTAATGATATACCCAAGAACCGGTTTTACAATATAACCGACCTTATAGGCGACTATATCGAAAAAAAGGAAAAGATAGGGGTCTATCCGGTTTCAGAGAAATCGTGGCTGGATATGGGGCAGTTTGAGGCTTTACAGGAGATGCTGAAAAAGTTTAAGGCTTAA